GATACGGGCGTCGGCCTCTCCCTGGTGGAGGGGCGGCGTGAGAGTGGCGGTGCTCATACGGCAACCTCCTCGAGTTCGGGGCGGACGTCCTGCGGGGCGCTGGCCTTGTGTCCGGTGATGGAGAGGAACACCTCGTCCAGGCTGGGCAGTTCGGTGGCGATCGAGCCGATCGTGATGCCGCGCGCGGTGACCGCGCCGACCACGGCGGTGAGCTGCTCGTCGCTGAGGATCGGCACCAGGACCGTGCCGGACTCGGCGTCCACGGTGGAGGTGGCGAGGCCGGTGAGGCCCATGTCGTCGAGCGCGCCGGCCAGCGGGCGCAGCTCCAGCGGGTCGGCCGGGCGGATGCGCAGGGTGCGGCCGCCGACCTTCGCCTTCAGCTCGTCGATGCCGCCGTTGGCGATGACCTTGCCGCGGTCGATGACGGTCAGCTCGGAGGCGAGCTGCTCGGCCTCCTCCATGTACTGGGTGGTGAGCAGCACGGTGACGCCGTCGCCGACCATGCGCTTGACCTCGGCCCACACCTCGTTGCGGGTGCGGGGGTCGAGGCCGGTGGTCGGCTCGTCCAGGTAGAGGACGGACGGGCTGCCGATCATCGACGCCGCGAGGTCGAGGCGCCGGCGCATGCCGCCGGAGTACGTCTTGGAGGGGCGGCTCGCCGCCTCGGTGAGCGAGAACCGCTCCAGGAGAGCGTCGGCCTTCGCCCGCGACTCCTTGCGGGAGAGGTCGAGGAGCCGCCCGATCATGTACAGGTTCTCGCGGCCCGAGAGCTTCTCGTCGACGGCCGCGTACTGACCGGTGAGGCCTATGACCCGGCGGAGCTGGCGGGGCTGCTTCACGACGTCGTACCCGGCCACGAAGGCCGAGCCCGAGTCCGGGACGACGAGGGTGGAGAGGCAGCGGACGAGGGTGGTCTTGCCCGCGCCGTTCGGACCGAGCACGCCGAGGACGGTGCCTTCGCGTACGTCGAGGTCCACGCCGTCCAGTGCTTTGGTCTCGCCGTAGTGCTTGACCAGTCCCCTCACGGTGACGGCGCTTCCTGCGCCGCCGGGGGTGTTGTCGATTCGCGTCATGCCGCAAGAGTGGCAGCAGCCACCGACAAACCACCGACAGGCCGCCTACACCCGGTCGGTGGCAGGCGGACAGCCCGTCGACGGGGGAAGATCGACGGGCTGCCGGTGGTGCCGCTATGGCTCATGTGCCGGGCGCGCGGCGCGCTCCCGGGGGTACGGGTGGTACGGGTGGTACGGGCGGACCTGGTGGCCCTAGTGGACCGAGTGCTCCGCGGCGGGAAACGCCCCGCCCACCACGTCCTCCGCGAACGCCTTGGCCGCGCCGCTCATCACGCCCCGCAGATCCGCGTACTGCTTCACGAAGCGCGGCATCTTGCCGCCGGTGAGGCCGAGCATGTCGGTCCAGACGAGGACCTGGGCGTCGCACGCCGCTCCCGCGCCGATCCCGACCGTCGGGATGTGCAGGGAGCGGGTGACCTCGGCCGCGAGCTCCGCCGGGACCAGTTCGAGGACCACCGCGAACGCGCCCGCGTCCTGCGCGGCCTTCGCGTCGCTCAGCAGACGGTGCGCCGCCTCGTCGCCGCGGCCCTGGACGCGGTAGCCCATGGTGTTCACGGACTGCGGAGTGAGGCCGAGGTGGGACATGACGGGGATGCCGGAGGAGACGATCAGCTCGGTCTGGGGGAGCGAGCGTTCGCCGCCCTCCAGCTTCACCGCGCCGACACCGGCCTCCTTCACCAGGCGCGTCGCCGAGCGAAGGGCCTGGACCGGGCCTTCCTGGTACGAGCCGAAGGGCAGGTCACCGACGATCAGGGCGCGCGACGTGCCCCGTACGACGGCCGCGGACAGCATGGTCATCTCGTCGAGGGTGACCGGCACGGTCGTCTCGTACCCGAGGTGGCAGTTGCCCGCCGAGTCGCCGACCAGCATCACGGGGATGCCCGCCTCGTCGAAGACGGACGCGGTCATCGCGTCGTACGCGGTGAGCATGGGCCACTTCTCGCCCCGCTCCTTGGCGGCGGTGATGTCCCGCACGGTGATGCGGCGGGAGCTCTTGCCTCCGTACAGCGCCTTGCTGCTGTCGGTGGACTGGCTCGCGGCGGGACTCGCAGGCTGGTTCTGGGCAGCCGGAAGTTGCGTCATCGCAACGGCTCCTTCTGTTATCTCGAGGCGCCCTGACGGCGTCCCCGGATCACCTCCATGGTGGCATCGCGTGCCGCCCGGCGGCTAGTGGACCCTTCGGTAAAGTCTTTACAATACGAGACGGTCTCGTATCGAAATGGGCCTAGGGTGGGAGCCATGACTACTCCAGCCGTCACCACCCCACGCATACCGGAAGCCGTTCACCGGCGCCGGTGGGCGATCCTCGGCGTCCTGATGCTGAGCCTGCTGATCGTGGTGCTCGACAACTCGATCCTGAACGTCGCCATCAAGACGATCTCGACCCCGGAGCCCACGGGTCTCGGCGCCACCCAGAGTGACCTGGAGTGGGCCATCAACTCCTACACACTGGTCTTCGCCGGGCTCCTCTTCACGGCAGGGCTGCTCGGTGACCGGCTCGGCCGCAAGAAGGTGCTGCTCGCGGGCCTCGCCGTCTTCGGCATCGGCTCCGCGCTCGCCGCCGAATCCGGCTCCCCGGTCCAGCTCATCCTGTTCCGCGCGGTGATGGGTCTCGGCGCGGCCTTCGTGATGCCCGCCACCCTCGCCGTCCTGATGAACGTCTTCGAGCGCGACGAGCAGCCCAAGGCCATCGGCATCTGGGCCGGCGGCGTCGGCCTCGCCATCGCGATCGGGCCCATCACCGGCGGCGTGCTCCTCGACCACTTCTGGTGGGGCTCGGTCTTCCTGGTGAACGTGCCGATCGTGATCGTCGCCATCGGGCTGATGATCTGGCTCGTGCCCGAGTCGCGCGACCCGAAGCCGGGCCGGATCGACCTGGTGGGCGTGGGCCTGTCCATCGTCGGCCTCGTCCTGCTCGTCTACGGCATCATCAAGGGCGGCCAGCTCGCCGACTTCACCGACCCGGCCGTTCTCGCGACCATCGTCGCGGGCCTCGCCGTACTCGTCGGCTTCGTGCTGTACGAGAAGCGCAGCGACCACCCGTCCATCGACATCTCGTACTTCAAGAACCGCGTCTTCTCGGCGGCGATCAGCTCCCTCGCGCTCGTCTTCTTCGCGCTGATGGGCGTGACGTTCTTCGCGGTCTTCTACACCCAGAGCGTCCGCGGCTACTCGCCGCTGCAGACCGGCCTGCTGATGCTGCCGCTCGCCGCGGCCCAGCTCATCTTCGCGCCGCGCGCCCGCCTCGTCGTGGACCGCTTCGGCGTCCGCGCCGTGTGTGCGGGCGGGCTGCTGCTCCTGGCCGCGATGCTCGCCGCCTTCACGATCCTGGAGGCCGACACCCCGATCTGGATCCTGGAGGTCATGTTCTTCCTGATGGGCGCCGGGATGGCGCACATCATGACTCCCGCCAGCGTCGTCATCATGCAGGCGCTGCCCCGCGAGAAGGCGGGCTCCGCCTCCGCCCTGAGCAACACCTTCCGCCAGGTCGGCGGCGCCCTGGGCATCGCGGTGCTCGGCTCCGTGCTCTCCGCGGCCTACCGCAGCGGCGTCGAGGACAAGCTCACGCTGCTGCCCGCCGACATCCGGCACACCGCGGGAGAGTCCATCGAGGCCACCCTCGGTGTCGCCGCCAAGCTCGGCCCGCGCGGCGAACCCCTGGTCACCGCCGCCCACGACTCCTTCCTGCACGCCATGCACATCACGGCGCTCTGCGGTGCGGGCGTCGCCCTGATCGGCGTCGTGGTCGTCGCCCTGTTCCTGCCGGGCCGCACACCCCAGGAGCCCGAGGCCCAGAAGCCGGAGGCCGACCCGGTGGGCGCGGGGCGCTGACCAGGACAGGGAGAATCGGCCCGGCAGAGCGCCGGACGAGGAGAGACGGAGTTGACGTGGGCCACATCGCCAAAGGCGTCCGGGGGCGCCCCCGCAGTGAGGCCGTGGAGCGGTCGATCGTCGAGGGCGTCCTGAAGCTGATCGAGGACGGTGTGCCCCTCGCCGACCTCTCCATCGAACGGATCGCCCGCACGGCGGGTGTCGGCAAGGCCACCATCTACCGTCGCTGGAGCGGCAAGGAGGAACTCTTCGTCGACATCCTGCGCGGCATCGACGACCCGCAGCCCGTGCTGGCCGGGGACTCGATGCGCGGCGACATCATCGTCTGCCTGGAACATCTGCGCAGGCGCGGCGTGAACATGCGCTCCTCCGCGCTCCTGCACAACGTGTTCGCGCAGATGAAGAGCCTGCCGAAGCTGTGGGAGGCCTACCACGCGACCGTCGTCGAACCCCAGCGCCGCGTCATGCGCGAGGTGCTGCGCCGCGGCATGGAGAACGGCGAACTCCGCGACGACATCGACATCGTGCTCGCCAACGACCTCTTCGTCGGCCCCATGCTCGTACGCACCGTGCTGCGCTCCGACGACCCGCTCGACGAGGACCTCGCCGAGCGGATCGTCGACTCCGTGCTCGCGGGGCTGCGGCCCACGGGGTGAATGTGCGCGTTTCGTCACAGCGGCCCCGTTGTGCGGCGAGATGCGGAACCTGCCGCCCCGCGCCGCTCGTCCTCGTCCCGTACGGCCGTCACGGACGGCGGGGAGGACACCCGATCATCGCCTAGGGTTTCAGGGGCGAGGACGGTTGCACGGCAGCAGTGAGGCGACGAGCGTATGGCGCAGGCGTATGTGACGGAGACGGGCAGCGGCGGCTCGGAACCCGGCCGCCAGGGGGCTCGGTTCCGGCGCCTGGTCGACGGGTGGCGGAACGACCGGGGCATCTGGCGGCGTGGGCTCGTCACCGCCGGGTTCGCGGTGCTGCTCGCCCTGGTGATGCTCTTCCACGCCCAGATCCCGAACGGCGTCGGCAACCTCGGCAGCCTCATCGAGACGTTCCTGCCCTGGCTCGGCTTCCTCGTCCCGGTGCTGCTCGTCATCGGCTTCGTCCGCAAGTCCGCCACCGCGCTGATCGCCGTGCTGCTTCCGGGGATCATCTGGGTGAGCTCCTTCGGCGGCCTGATCACCGACAAGTCCGGTGCGGGCGGCGACCTGACGGTCGCCACGCACAACGTGAACGCGGAGAACGCCGACCCGTCGGGCACCGCCCGTGACGTCGCCGCGTCCGGCGCCGACGTCGTGGCCCTGGAGGAGCTCACCGCGGACGCCGTCCCGACGTACGAGAAGGCCCTGGCCGGCACGTACAAGTACCACTCGGTGCAGGGCACGGTCGGCCTGTGGAGCAAGTACCCGCTGACCGGCACCAAGCCCGTCGACATCAAGCTGGGCTGGACGCGCGCGATGCGGACGACGGTCGCGAGCCCCAAGGGCGAGGTCGCCGTCTACGTGGCCCACCTGCCGTCGGTGCGGGTCAAGCTGGACGCGGGCTTCACCGCCAACCAGCGTGACGCGAGCGCGGACGCTCTGGGCGAGGCGATCGCCGACGAGCCGACCTCCAAGGTCGTGCTGCTCGGCGACCTGAACGGCACGATGAACGACCGGGCCCTGAACGCGGTCACCTCGCAGATGCGGTCCACGCAGGGCGCGGCGGGCGACGGCTTCGGCTTCAGCTGGCCCGCGTCGTTCCCGATGGCGCGGATCGACCAGATCATGGTCAAGGGCGTCGAGCCGCTGTCGTCGTGGACGCTGCCGGAGACGGGCAGCGACCACCTGCCGATCGCGGCCCGCCTGGAGCTCTAGGGCCCTAGCCCCGGGTCCCTCCTGCCACGTGCTGCACATGCGTTCTTAACCTCGCGGAATACTGGGCCCGAGAGGGTTTGTTCCGTACGTAAACTTACGGAACACCAGTCCCTCATGCGCTCCCCCGGAAGGTTCTTCATGCCCCTGGCCCTGCTCGCCCTAGCCGTGGGCGCCTTCGGCATCGGTACGACCGAGTTCGTGATGATGGGCCTGCTGCCCAACGTCGCGGACGACCTGGACATATCCATCCCCACCGCCGGGCACCTCGTCTCGGCGTACGCCCTGGGTGTCGTCATCGGCGCCCCGCTGCTCGCCGCGGTCACCGCGCGCATGCCGCGCCGCCGGGTCCTCATCGGCCTCATGGTGCTCTTCGTCGCGGGCAACGCGCTGTCGGCGGCGGCCCCCGACTACCACTGGCTGATGGCCGCCCGCTTCCTGAGCGGCCTTCCGCACGGCGCGTTCTTCGGCGTCGGCGCGGTCGTCGCCACCGGCCTGGTGGCCCCCGAGCGCAAGGCACGCTCGGTCTCGCTCATGTTCCTCGGCCTGACCGTCGCCAACATCGTGGGCGTGCCCGTGGCCACGGCGATGGGGCAGCAGCTCGGCTGGCGCGCGACATTCCTCGCGGTCAGCGCGATCGGCCTCGCGGCGATCGCCTCGCTGGCGCTCCTCGTCCCCGCCGACCACGGCCACGGCGAGAGCGGCGGCCTGCGCGGGGAACTCCGGGCGCTCGGCAGCGTCCCGGTCTGGCTCGCGCTCGGCACGACCGTGGCGGGCTTCGGCGCGCTGTTCTCCGCCTACAGCTATGTGACCCCGATGCTGACCGACGCCGCGGGCTACGCGGAATCCAGCGTCACGCTGCTCCTGGCACTCTTCGGCGTCGGTGCCACGGC
This Streptomyces sp. NBC_01283 DNA region includes the following protein-coding sequences:
- the panB gene encoding 3-methyl-2-oxobutanoate hydroxymethyltransferase encodes the protein MTQLPAAQNQPASPAASQSTDSSKALYGGKSSRRITVRDITAAKERGEKWPMLTAYDAMTASVFDEAGIPVMLVGDSAGNCHLGYETTVPVTLDEMTMLSAAVVRGTSRALIVGDLPFGSYQEGPVQALRSATRLVKEAGVGAVKLEGGERSLPQTELIVSSGIPVMSHLGLTPQSVNTMGYRVQGRGDEAAHRLLSDAKAAQDAGAFAVVLELVPAELAAEVTRSLHIPTVGIGAGAACDAQVLVWTDMLGLTGGKMPRFVKQYADLRGVMSGAAKAFAEDVVGGAFPAAEHSVH
- a CDS encoding endonuclease/exonuclease/phosphatase family protein, producing MAQAYVTETGSGGSEPGRQGARFRRLVDGWRNDRGIWRRGLVTAGFAVLLALVMLFHAQIPNGVGNLGSLIETFLPWLGFLVPVLLVIGFVRKSATALIAVLLPGIIWVSSFGGLITDKSGAGGDLTVATHNVNAENADPSGTARDVAASGADVVALEELTADAVPTYEKALAGTYKYHSVQGTVGLWSKYPLTGTKPVDIKLGWTRAMRTTVASPKGEVAVYVAHLPSVRVKLDAGFTANQRDASADALGEAIADEPTSKVVLLGDLNGTMNDRALNAVTSQMRSTQGAAGDGFGFSWPASFPMARIDQIMVKGVEPLSSWTLPETGSDHLPIAARLEL
- a CDS encoding MFS transporter is translated as MPLALLALAVGAFGIGTTEFVMMGLLPNVADDLDISIPTAGHLVSAYALGVVIGAPLLAAVTARMPRRRVLIGLMVLFVAGNALSAAAPDYHWLMAARFLSGLPHGAFFGVGAVVATGLVAPERKARSVSLMFLGLTVANIVGVPVATAMGQQLGWRATFLAVSAIGLAAIASLALLVPADHGHGESGGLRGELRALGSVPVWLALGTTVAGFGALFSAYSYVTPMLTDAAGYAESSVTLLLALFGVGATAGNLLGGRLADHSLRGTLFGGLTALVVVLALFPVLMGTAWSAALAVTLLGMAAFTTGSPLQLMVMEKASAAPSLASSANQAAFNLANAGGAWIGGLALAAGFGVTSPALTGAALAVLGLGVAGVAYLVDLRSPSVGSERLVASGEPLRESSHAG
- a CDS encoding MFS transporter — its product is MTTPAVTTPRIPEAVHRRRWAILGVLMLSLLIVVLDNSILNVAIKTISTPEPTGLGATQSDLEWAINSYTLVFAGLLFTAGLLGDRLGRKKVLLAGLAVFGIGSALAAESGSPVQLILFRAVMGLGAAFVMPATLAVLMNVFERDEQPKAIGIWAGGVGLAIAIGPITGGVLLDHFWWGSVFLVNVPIVIVAIGLMIWLVPESRDPKPGRIDLVGVGLSIVGLVLLVYGIIKGGQLADFTDPAVLATIVAGLAVLVGFVLYEKRSDHPSIDISYFKNRVFSAAISSLALVFFALMGVTFFAVFYTQSVRGYSPLQTGLLMLPLAAAQLIFAPRARLVVDRFGVRAVCAGGLLLLAAMLAAFTILEADTPIWILEVMFFLMGAGMAHIMTPASVVIMQALPREKAGSASALSNTFRQVGGALGIAVLGSVLSAAYRSGVEDKLTLLPADIRHTAGESIEATLGVAAKLGPRGEPLVTAAHDSFLHAMHITALCGAGVALIGVVVVALFLPGRTPQEPEAQKPEADPVGAGR
- a CDS encoding TetR/AcrR family transcriptional regulator, with the translated sequence MGHIAKGVRGRPRSEAVERSIVEGVLKLIEDGVPLADLSIERIARTAGVGKATIYRRWSGKEELFVDILRGIDDPQPVLAGDSMRGDIIVCLEHLRRRGVNMRSSALLHNVFAQMKSLPKLWEAYHATVVEPQRRVMREVLRRGMENGELRDDIDIVLANDLFVGPMLVRTVLRSDDPLDEDLAERIVDSVLAGLRPTG
- a CDS encoding ATP-binding cassette domain-containing protein gives rise to the protein MTRIDNTPGGAGSAVTVRGLVKHYGETKALDGVDLDVREGTVLGVLGPNGAGKTTLVRCLSTLVVPDSGSAFVAGYDVVKQPRQLRRVIGLTGQYAAVDEKLSGRENLYMIGRLLDLSRKESRAKADALLERFSLTEAASRPSKTYSGGMRRRLDLAASMIGSPSVLYLDEPTTGLDPRTRNEVWAEVKRMVGDGVTVLLTTQYMEEAEQLASELTVIDRGKVIANGGIDELKAKVGGRTLRIRPADPLELRPLAGALDDMGLTGLATSTVDAESGTVLVPILSDEQLTAVVGAVTARGITIGSIATELPSLDEVFLSITGHKASAPQDVRPELEEVAV